Proteins from a genomic interval of Phycisphaerae bacterium:
- the rsmH gene encoding 16S rRNA (cytosine(1402)-N(4))-methyltransferase RsmH, with protein MNRDQIEHEPVLCGPLMAWTAPRPGEIVVDATVGHGGHACLLARAIGPAGRLIALDVDAYNLGRAKARLERAGLAGGGPHIDLIRDNFANLGDVLDRLGVDRVDVIVVDLGVSTDQLLGGGRGLTFAESEPLDMRLDDRLTITAADLINSLSERELADLIYSHSQERRSRRIARRICQARRDGPIRTTAELVRIVCSALGVSVHSRPGRLHPATRTFMALRMAVNRETENLTTLLKLAPTRLSPGGRIAVISFHSGEDRLVKRDFLARQRLGVYEVRTKKPIRPSDEEVNFNPRSRSAKLRVAVRTADVQNVA; from the coding sequence GTGAATCGCGATCAGATCGAGCATGAACCCGTGTTATGTGGGCCCCTGATGGCATGGACGGCCCCCAGACCCGGCGAGATCGTTGTGGACGCCACCGTGGGCCATGGCGGCCATGCTTGCCTGCTGGCGCGGGCGATCGGTCCGGCCGGCCGGCTGATCGCACTGGACGTTGACGCCTACAACTTGGGCAGGGCCAAGGCCAGGCTCGAACGCGCGGGTTTGGCCGGGGGCGGCCCCCATATCGATCTGATCCGCGACAACTTCGCAAACCTGGGTGATGTGCTGGATCGGCTTGGCGTCGATAGAGTGGATGTCATCGTTGTCGACCTCGGTGTCAGTACTGATCAACTGCTCGGCGGGGGGCGCGGCCTGACCTTCGCGGAGTCGGAACCGTTGGACATGCGGCTGGATGATCGGCTGACCATCACCGCAGCCGACCTGATTAACTCGTTGAGCGAGCGCGAATTGGCCGATCTAATCTATAGTCACAGCCAGGAACGTCGTAGCCGACGAATAGCAAGGCGAATCTGTCAGGCGCGTCGCGACGGACCGATTCGGACCACCGCCGAGCTTGTGAGAATCGTCTGCTCGGCGCTGGGCGTGTCGGTGCACTCGCGCCCCGGAAGGCTGCACCCGGCAACGCGAACCTTCATGGCGTTACGGATGGCGGTGAATCGGGAGACCGAGAATCTCACAACCTTGTTGAAGCTGGCGCCGACGCGGCTGTCGCCCGGCGGAAGAATCGCCGTGATCAGTTTTCACAGCGGCGAAGACCGGCTGGTCAAGAGAGACTTTCTTGCACGGCAGCGACTTGGCGTGTATGAAGTAAGAACGAAGAAGCCGATCCGTCCTTCGGACGAAGAGGTAAACTTCAACCCCCGGTCGCGCAGCGCGAAACTTCGCGTCGCCGTGCGTACCGCAGATGTGCAGAACGTGGCCTGA
- a CDS encoding LysM domain-containing protein, translating to MRSAWGNDAWDIAVCIVAGLHALAVPQRRSVSGLRPLPAPRNPLFKDGFFTFDTEVSMTRETKIGLLMGLGFIVVFAVLLLQTGNHPPSGDLQMMLSRHGNSAASRPETLARLPEPIIPRSTATSPAVSTGEHVAESLTRATEPWNRGLPNPAVFNAKPDYRELGPGSSELTEALMPQPRVGPDAPTVAPVRVAPTNDVTPLSRPDGPKPSPEPDPPKTPPEVQRSQTSPSLPVDRLPVTSELTVPATYVVQKGDNLMRIARKHYNSQSTEVVDFLLKSNRDRIRDRHVVQTGQTLLIPVLPVNLRNGSMDSDVTVGRSPVRPEDPGSSSPDSEGSTGLRLLHAERVVPPPEKLLDAYQRKGNAEVMAKARTVPDAVDKPKDARNTGDHDSLASATGNKAKSEQGNEPKASSGEKRSISSEKSDDRSYRWYTIRPRDTLALIASKELGGSANWEEIVKLNKNINPAKLKVGDRIRLPERKPTSDSSKRSST from the coding sequence TTGAGGTCGGCGTGGGGGAATGACGCCTGGGATATCGCTGTCTGTATCGTGGCCGGCCTGCATGCGTTGGCCGTGCCGCAACGACGAAGCGTGAGCGGTTTGCGACCGTTGCCGGCGCCTCGCAATCCGTTGTTCAAGGACGGGTTCTTCACGTTTGACACGGAGGTTTCGATGACTCGCGAGACGAAAATCGGGCTGCTGATGGGTCTGGGCTTCATCGTGGTCTTTGCGGTGTTGCTGTTGCAGACCGGCAATCATCCACCGAGCGGCGATCTCCAGATGATGTTGTCGCGGCACGGCAACTCGGCCGCCAGTCGGCCTGAGACGCTTGCTCGGCTGCCCGAACCGATCATTCCGCGAAGCACGGCCACGAGCCCGGCTGTGTCTACGGGGGAGCATGTTGCGGAGTCACTGACTCGGGCAACGGAACCGTGGAATAGGGGGCTGCCGAACCCCGCGGTCTTTAACGCCAAGCCGGACTATCGTGAGCTGGGGCCCGGCAGCTCTGAGCTGACCGAGGCTCTAATGCCCCAACCGCGGGTCGGGCCGGATGCCCCGACGGTCGCGCCGGTTCGCGTCGCTCCGACGAATGACGTGACACCTTTGTCCCGACCGGACGGGCCGAAACCATCGCCCGAGCCGGACCCGCCCAAAACGCCTCCCGAGGTGCAACGATCTCAAACATCGCCTTCGCTTCCGGTTGACCGTTTGCCTGTCACGAGTGAGTTGACCGTGCCTGCCACCTACGTGGTACAAAAGGGCGACAACCTCATGAGGATTGCCAGGAAGCACTACAACAGCCAGTCCACCGAGGTTGTGGACTTTCTTTTGAAATCGAACCGCGACAGGATCCGCGACCGGCACGTCGTGCAGACAGGCCAAACCCTCCTGATTCCCGTGCTACCCGTGAACCTCAGGAACGGCTCCATGGACAGCGATGTAACGGTCGGTCGCAGTCCGGTTCGCCCTGAGGACCCGGGCTCATCATCACCCGATTCGGAGGGCAGCACGGGGCTTCGGCTGCTTCACGCCGAACGGGTTGTTCCCCCGCCGGAGAAGCTGCTTGACGCCTACCAGAGGAAGGGCAACGCGGAGGTGATGGCGAAGGCACGCACGGTGCCGGATGCCGTGGACAAGCCGAAGGACGCTCGCAACACCGGTGACCACGATTCTCTGGCATCTGCAACGGGCAACAAGGCCAAATCCGAGCAGGGCAACGAGCCCAAAGCCTCCTCGGGGGAGAAACGGTCGATTTCCTCGGAGAAGTCGGATGATCGCAGTTATCGCTGGTACACCATTCGGCCGAGAGATACCCTGGCCCTGATTGCCAGCAAGGAACTGGGCGGATCGGCAAACTGGGAAGAAATCGTCAAACTCAACAAGAACATCAATCCGGCGAAGCTGAAAGTCGGCGACAGGATTCGCCTGCCTGAGCGCAAGCCGACCTCGGATTCGTCGAAACGGTCGTCGACATGA
- a CDS encoding penicillin-binding protein 2 encodes MGSAAAQRMRVAQWIIYLICGALALLVGRLVHLRAKEAPFWQRYAQERQISTIPMPARRGFVFDRRFRVLAGSQELPTVFADPRPMEDRGEAAQALSGILNMPAREIRALLDEPTAPGYVVLKRSVDARVVEEIKKAKIVGIGVHNEPFRTYPMGSLASHVVGFVGKDGNGLEGVEKYFEAYLHATPGKRDVYRDVRRRAVLPVPDSSVAPRDGDNVVLSIDVAIQEMVEKAVAEQVARFQAECGLGVVMDPKTGEVLAMTNQPTYAPSEGSEVPPERRRNRVLTDPVEPGSIFKPFVMVTALAEGVTTPTESIFCENGLYAVGARRLHDHHPYGFLTTAEVLAKSSNIGMAKLGERLGNQRMYEALYALGFGHPTGIDLPGEDPGLLMPLRKWDKFTTTSVPMGQEIAVTPMQILTAFCALVNGGRLIQPRVVLAVIDRDGKLVRDNSRVIDKGQRINPTAAETIRKLLIGVVTEGTGKPANIPKWQLLGKTGTAQIPKIGGGHYEPDAYLGSFVAAAPASDPRVAVLVMIRKPKRSIGYYGATVALPAVKTIMEGVLPYLNVPPDKEEPQKHANLARDSQTKYN; translated from the coding sequence GTGGGATCGGCAGCCGCACAACGAATGCGGGTCGCACAGTGGATCATCTATCTGATCTGCGGGGCATTGGCGCTGCTGGTCGGGCGTCTGGTTCATCTGCGGGCCAAGGAAGCGCCTTTCTGGCAGCGATATGCTCAGGAACGGCAGATCAGCACCATTCCCATGCCTGCCCGACGGGGTTTCGTTTTCGACCGGCGATTTCGCGTGCTGGCCGGAAGCCAGGAGCTTCCAACGGTCTTTGCCGATCCACGACCCATGGAGGACAGAGGGGAGGCGGCTCAAGCCCTCAGCGGTATCCTGAACATGCCGGCCCGTGAGATTCGGGCACTTCTGGACGAGCCCACTGCACCCGGCTACGTCGTTCTCAAGCGGTCGGTGGATGCCAGGGTGGTGGAGGAGATCAAAAAAGCCAAGATCGTCGGCATCGGCGTCCACAATGAGCCTTTTCGCACCTACCCCATGGGTTCGCTGGCTTCTCACGTCGTCGGCTTTGTCGGAAAGGACGGCAATGGGCTGGAGGGCGTCGAGAAGTATTTTGAGGCCTATCTCCACGCGACGCCCGGCAAGCGGGACGTCTACCGCGACGTGCGACGGCGGGCGGTGCTTCCCGTGCCTGATTCTTCCGTTGCCCCGCGGGACGGTGACAACGTCGTGCTCTCCATCGACGTCGCTATTCAGGAAATGGTTGAGAAGGCGGTTGCGGAGCAGGTCGCACGTTTTCAGGCCGAGTGCGGCCTGGGCGTGGTCATGGATCCAAAGACCGGCGAGGTGCTCGCTATGACCAACCAGCCGACCTATGCGCCTTCCGAAGGTTCGGAGGTCCCGCCGGAACGGCGAAGAAACCGCGTACTCACCGATCCGGTGGAGCCGGGTAGTATCTTCAAGCCCTTCGTGATGGTGACCGCTCTGGCCGAAGGCGTGACGACGCCAACCGAGTCCATCTTCTGTGAAAACGGCTTGTATGCCGTCGGGGCTCGCCGCTTGCACGACCATCATCCTTACGGCTTTCTGACCACGGCAGAGGTTCTGGCCAAGTCCAGCAACATCGGCATGGCGAAACTGGGGGAACGTCTGGGCAACCAAAGGATGTACGAGGCGCTCTATGCGCTGGGCTTCGGCCACCCGACGGGTATCGACCTGCCGGGTGAGGACCCCGGCCTGCTCATGCCCTTGCGGAAATGGGACAAGTTCACGACGACCTCGGTTCCCATGGGGCAGGAAATCGCGGTGACACCCATGCAGATCTTGACGGCATTCTGCGCCTTGGTCAACGGAGGCCGTCTGATTCAGCCGCGCGTGGTTCTGGCTGTGATCGACCGCGACGGAAAGCTGGTGCGGGACAACAGCCGTGTAATCGACAAGGGTCAGAGAATCAACCCGACGGCCGCCGAGACCATACGCAAGCTGTTGATCGGAGTCGTCACCGAGGGGACCGGGAAACCGGCCAATATCCCCAAATGGCAGTTGCTGGGTAAGACCGGGACGGCACAGATACCGAAAATCGGAGGCGGCCATTACGAACCGGATGCCTATCTCGGTTCCTTCGTCGCGGCGGCCCCGGCCAGCGACCCAAGGGTTGCGGTCCTGGTCATGATCCGCAAGCCCAAGAGGAGCATAGGCTACTACGGCGCGACGGTGGCGTTGCCGGCGGTCAAGACGATCATGGAGGGTGTTTTGCCCTATTTAAACGTCCCGCCTGACAAGGAGGAGCCCCAGAAACACGCTAATCTGGCGAGGGATTCCCAAACGAAATACAATTGA
- a CDS encoding UDP-N-acetylmuramoyl-L-alanyl-D-glutamate--2,6-diaminopimelate ligase, which produces MPNHGLRWSQLIGETGLIERWDGPCDPVVTSVLEDSRQVTPGACFVAATGLRADGHAFVEAAVEKGAVAVVSERPVALPPGVAGLVVGSSRGVAGRLAATLYGLDKAQRDGRLRVIGITGTNGKSTFCFMMRSILQVAQCPTALLGTIEYDLLARKVTASMTTPPATAIMSYLAEAFEAGATHAVMEASSHALDQDRCAGIRFSVGAFSNLTGDHLDYHRDMESYLRAKKKLFDGLDSSAAAVVNMDDPHGDAVAADCRGRVIRYGVQLNASRPDGRVPDVCAIIKEISASGTRFVLVLRGTVTASGREESCELCSPLIGNHNVQNSLAAAGSAIALGVPLVTVVAGLEAAKCIPGRLQRVETPAGRARGDRGFTVLVDYAHTDDALKNVLSALKPLVQRSGGRLIVMFGCGGDRDRTKRPRMARVAAEWADRIVVTSDNPRTEEPMSIIEEIMTGFDPSDVSRVCVEADRRKAIEAAIGFADRGDIVLLAGKGHETYQEIGRERFPFDDSAVAAEVLSGLR; this is translated from the coding sequence ATGCCCAATCATGGATTGAGATGGAGCCAACTGATCGGTGAGACCGGCCTGATCGAAAGATGGGACGGTCCATGCGACCCTGTGGTCACGTCGGTCCTGGAAGACTCCCGACAGGTGACGCCTGGAGCCTGTTTTGTCGCGGCCACCGGCCTGCGCGCCGATGGTCACGCGTTTGTGGAGGCGGCGGTCGAAAAGGGCGCCGTGGCGGTGGTCAGCGAGAGACCAGTCGCTTTACCGCCTGGGGTGGCGGGTCTGGTGGTAGGCAGCAGCCGCGGAGTGGCCGGCCGCCTGGCTGCGACGCTCTATGGTTTGGACAAGGCTCAACGGGACGGCCGGCTCCGGGTCATTGGGATCACCGGCACCAACGGTAAGAGCACTTTCTGTTTCATGATGCGGTCCATTCTTCAGGTGGCTCAATGCCCGACCGCGCTATTGGGTACCATCGAATACGATTTGCTGGCTCGCAAGGTGACGGCCTCGATGACCACCCCGCCGGCAACGGCAATCATGAGTTACCTGGCGGAGGCTTTTGAGGCCGGTGCGACCCATGCGGTCATGGAAGCGTCAAGCCACGCGTTGGACCAGGATCGGTGTGCGGGGATTCGGTTTTCCGTCGGGGCGTTCAGCAACCTGACCGGTGACCACTTGGATTACCACAGGGATATGGAGTCATACCTGCGGGCCAAGAAGAAACTGTTTGACGGTTTGGATTCCAGCGCGGCTGCGGTGGTCAACATGGATGATCCTCACGGCGACGCCGTCGCAGCGGATTGCCGCGGGCGCGTGATCCGTTACGGTGTGCAGTTGAACGCCAGTCGCCCTGACGGCCGGGTGCCGGATGTTTGTGCCATCATCAAAGAGATCAGTGCCTCGGGGACAAGGTTTGTTCTCGTACTCCGCGGGACGGTCACCGCCTCGGGACGCGAGGAATCCTGCGAATTGTGCTCACCGCTGATCGGCAATCACAATGTTCAGAACAGCCTCGCGGCGGCGGGTTCGGCGATCGCGCTGGGGGTGCCGCTGGTGACCGTGGTCGCCGGGCTGGAGGCGGCCAAGTGCATCCCGGGTCGGTTGCAGCGCGTGGAAACGCCCGCCGGAAGGGCTCGCGGAGACCGGGGTTTCACCGTGTTGGTCGACTACGCCCATACCGATGATGCCCTGAAGAACGTGCTATCAGCCCTCAAGCCTCTGGTGCAGCGCAGTGGTGGCAGGCTGATCGTGATGTTTGGATGCGGGGGCGACCGCGACCGCACGAAGCGCCCGAGAATGGCACGAGTGGCTGCCGAGTGGGCAGACCGCATCGTGGTGACCAGCGACAATCCGCGGACCGAGGAACCGATGAGCATCATTGAGGAAATCATGACGGGTTTCGATCCGTCCGACGTTTCCCGAGTTTGCGTGGAAGCCGATCGACGGAAGGCTATCGAAGCGGCGATTGGCTTCGCGGACAGGGGGGATATTGTTCTGCTGGCCGGCAAGGGACACGAGACTTACCAGGAAATCGGCCGGGAGCGTTTTCCTTTCGATGACTCGGCCGTTGCGGCAGAAGTCCTGTCGGGGTTGAGGTGA